AATGGTATATCTGGGCCATCAGTGACCCGCAATGCTTCAGGTAACGATTACCAGGTCTGTGCTGGATAAGTAATCTCATTACTATATCTTTTTTGGTAAAAGAAGATTATACAAtctgattatattattattacagttttttttatagcgccatcatattacgcagcgctgtacaaagtccacagtcatgtcactaactgtccctcaaaggagcccacaatctaatgtctctaccatagtcatatgtcattaatactgtctaaggtcaattttggggaagccaattaacctcactgcatgttttttttgggatgtgggaggaaaccggagtacctggatggaacccacgcagacatggggagaacctgcaaactccatgcagatagtgtaaaAAAGTTAttgacaaccaaaaaaaaaaaaaaaaagtgtcacttaCCTTTAGCAGTGAAAAGCCTTTGATCCATCCACAAACAAACTAAGCCTGGCTAGTCCCGTGCTGTCTCAACTTCTCTTTCCGGAGCTCCTTATGTTCCATCCAGCGCTGTCATCTGGGTGTTTCTTCATGTTACCTGAACTCGGAGGTGCCAGACCGCGTGACATGTCttcctgtgcatgtgtgagataaaaaaaaaaaaaaaaaaaaaaaaaaaaaatattttctaactatTACACTAAATTTCCTGATGACGCATTGACTGATCTCAGGAATACTTAGCAGGAGCAGCCCACGTCTTCCTGGGATATGCGACacaggtatcctaggaggctgttGGTTTCCCCTTTAGTGGTAACTACTGAAGAGAAGGCAACCtcatcaaaaaatgtaataaaagaaaaaaaacgtttttttccGTTATAGAAAAGCGCtagccacccttttatttaaaggcaAGAGGTATAAATGTGAGGACAGGCCCGCTTTAAACGGTAACAATGCCTGTATGGTATCCAAAATATTAGGCCCCTCACACCGGTATATTTACTTACTGCTTAGATTTCATATAAAATTATCCTTTAAAAACCTCTATAAAAGACTAATTTACCCTTCAATGGTATAGATAATGCAAGGTGGAAGATTTGGCATTCTGCTTCATATTTCCAAGTCAAAGTTTGCAGAGTGAAATTATTTTCCATAAATTATATCATTAGAAATTGTAATGAGTTTGTAATATATTCTCTGCGCACAGGAAACACGGTAAAAGTAGATTTTTACACTGAACCCCAAACAATCTGTTATAAAACAGTAATTATACTGAAAGCTGATTTACCTGCCAGGGGATTTGTAATTCTTTCTCCAGCAGAGCCAGACTGGTGAGTTAACTTTGCAGTACTGCCATGCCACTTGGTCACCCCCTgccccccagcctgtgactggacagatAAGAAGCATTGGCACACTCATAAAGTCAGTCATCCTTCTGATCCAATCAACACAAGAATAGCTGTACTGCTGCCCCTCTCCCTTTATTCTGAGTGCTGCTGTTCGGGGTATTCTATAGGGCTGTATTAAATCAAAAATTTTGGTACTTACACTGCATTGTAAAATGACTTTTAATGAATACTTATCTGcattcattgatattttttttcttaaaattgagCTGAAACTCATGTTTGTAGTTTCTTTGTGATCATCACAAAATCCTCATTTGTATCCTCGTGTACTTTGTACAAAGTCTCGTTCACCTGAACCACATCTCCTGGTGGAGAAGGAGCTTGGTAATGATTGTCCTCCAGTTGGAGGTCAGTGATTTTCAGGCACTGTCTCTTTGTTCCTCCGGGTGGAATGTACATGGAGCTCGGAGGCTCTCGAAGTCGGTGTAAGCTGTCCACGCCTCCACATTCTGCCCCTTTGTTATTGAGCATGGAGAAGCCTGAAGAGAACGATGCCGAACCGGTGACTTCTTCCTCTTTGTTTTTCAGGAACGTCCAATGTGGATCCCTTTGGCAAAAGTTACTGCCATAGGTGAACTCTTTTGGATCAGGGGGTGACGTTTCTTCGACAGGGTAACCCATCTCCTTATCGGCCATTTTCCCCATCTTCAGTTTGATCACCAACCTCTCAGACTGGGTATGTTTACTTGGCATGTTCATTTCAATAGGAGACTTGTTGGGGCCGAGAGCTTTCTTGGAGTCCAGTGTGTTGGGAATGAATACGGCTGCCCTTGTATCGGTGTCCTCTGCCAGTACGTTGTACACCTTATCTCCATCCTTATACAAATCAGGTTCAGTAATGGAGGATTCTGGGTTATACGCTTTGGCAAAGTGTGGCTCTTCAAAAAGCCCCTTGGGTTCTTCTTTTAACTCCTGTGGAGGATTTATATTGATTCTTCGGTTCTGTAAAGGAAATATGGGTTGTAGGGCAATGTTGAGATCGCTGTATTTGTTCAGGAACTCATCGCTGTCCAAGTATCTGCTATAGAAGTAGTTTGAATCCAAAGCCAAAGCCTGGTCTGTCAAAGGTAGGTCTATACCAACCATGGATTTCTCGGATTCCCTCCCATGGATCTCCTGAGATATTTTGTTCTCTGGGTTTACATTATTTGTGCCATCGATTTGCTCAGAGTTGGTGACCAGGCTACTACCTTTCAGCCTTTGTTCAGAATTTTCTAAACTGAGTTCACTGAGCAGAAGATTTGCACAGTCAGACCGATTGTCCCTGAGCAGTTTGTCACAGTGAAGTCTGGCGAGGTAAAGTTCAAAGGCAGCCAGTTTGGCCTCCTCTGTATTTATAGTCCCCCCGATAATATATTCTGTTTCTCGGACCACAGAATATCCCACTCTCTGAAGGATCTGCTGTACAGTCTTCTCTGGAATCACTGGCTCGACGAAGTACACAAAATTCCCTGTAAAtttctgcaaagagaaaaaaagaatatagctCGGTATTAATGGGTACACACAATGTTCTCCCTGCCCCCTTTGagacacttttcagtgaccacccagctgtttttgggtggttactgaagagttggatcacaatatagAAGCCCACCCAGCtagaaaataaattcacatttattgGGAAACATCGCTGATGGGTATAGTGAAACCTGCAGGAGTGGGATGCCAAGTACAACTAGAAGGACGGCCCTGCTGATGGTTGATCTGGATAATTCCTTCTTGAAATTCTGCTTCCTTAGTTTAATTCCTAGCAAGGTGCTGGCTGGGTGACAAATTTCAATCTGGTTGTCTTCTTAATTTCAAGCCCATCAGAGtaattgggactgatttaataaatctctccaagcctggagaggataccctttcatcagtgaagctgggtgatccaccaaacctggaatggaattg
The genomic region above belongs to Pyxicephalus adspersus chromosome 9, UCB_Pads_2.0, whole genome shotgun sequence and contains:
- the LOC140338441 gene encoding uncharacterized protein (The sequence of the model RefSeq protein was modified relative to this genomic sequence to represent the inferred CDS: added 301 bases not found in genome assembly), whose product is MQKSGRGELGCEDMKGRLFHDFILHYEAGSRQGSAVLCGRAADCPAPGLTYTQLIADNLVKRKRQDQADIITHMIKGFAILELICVNLFLYPWRKEIRTLKKFTGNFVYFVEPVIPEKTVQQILQRVGYSVVRETEYIIGGTINTEEAKLAAFELYLARLHCDKLLRDNRSDCANLLLSELSLENSEQRLKGSSLVTNSEQIDGTNNVNPENKISQEIHGRESEKSMVGIDLPLTDQALALDSNYFYSRYLDSDEFLNKYSDLNIALQPIFPLQNRRININPPQELKEEPKGLFEEPHFAKAYNPESSITEPDLYKDGDKVYNVLAEDTDTRAAVFIPNTLDSKKALGPNKSPIEMNMPSKHTQSERLVIKLKMGKMADKEMGYPVEETSPPDPKEFTYGSNFCQRDPHWTFLKNKEEEVTGSASFSSGFSMLNNKGAECGGVDSLHRLREPPSSMYIPPGGTKRQCLKITDLQLEDNHYQAPSPPGDVVQVNETLYKVHEDTNEDFVMITKKLQT